TTAAGGATTCACTCAGATTCACCTGTGTCTTTGATCGTATCCCATACGCATCAGGGCAGAGTCACAACCTCCTGGTCCAAGTTCCTTTCTGGTTCTGGCCACCTTTCCTACACAATAAAACAGAAATACGGATTCAATCATCAATGTTAGCATTGATGAAAAATGATGACGTATGGACGTTCCCTTTCACACTGTGTTTCCGGGCTACTGTCTGTTGGGATTTCTCAAACGGTCAGTGGAAATCGTGTTGACAAATTTGTGCTGAAAAGACGATCGCCACAACTCATGTTTGATTTCAATCGATTCTTAAACAATCGCGTTCATACTTGTTTATGTATGTTATTGCTGACTCTGTTATCAGGGTGCGGCAAGATGATCAGTAATAGTGCGACCGAGCAGTTATTGACTTCTGATGCGGTGGATCAAACCATTTCTCACCTCGATTTCAGTACACTGGCGAATCAGAAAGTGTACTTTGATACGACGTATATCAGAACTGTAAAAGGGATTGGCTTTGTGAATGCTGATTATATTATCAGTTCACTGCGACAACAGATTGTGGCGGCCAATTGCCTGATTCAAGAGAAAAAAGAAGACGCCGATTATGTCATCGAGGCGCGTGTGGGTACACTGGCCACCAACGGACATGAAGTGAATTATGGAATTCCTGCCAGTAATATGCTGAATTCTGCTGCCTCACTGGTTCCCACGGCTCCCGCAATTCCTACGATCCCAGAGATCTCTCTGGCGAAAAAGAATAATCAAACCGCAGCCGCAAAAATCAGTGTCTTTGCTTACAACCAGAAAACACGCGAGCGTGTCTGGCAATCGGGAGTGCTTCAGGCAAAGAGTTCCGCCCGCGATACCTGGATTCTGGGAGCGGGACCATTTCAGCGGGGATCGATTTATAAAGAAGGAACCCAGTTTGCCGGTTCCAAGATTGGGAATCCTTTAGCTAGTGGTGAAGAGTTTGCGAATGCGAGCACCGTTGATTATCGGGAACCTGCCCGCTTTGTTGAAACATCCAAAATGAAGACTGCCAAGACCGGGAAAGAGGCACCTAAACGAGAGGTGAAAACTCTGGAAGAGTGGATCGAAGCAGAAACGGCGGCAAAGGAAAAACAGAAAGCCGAAGCGGCTGCAAAAGCTCTGAAAGCAGGAGCCAAGCCAGATGCCACCAAAAAAGAAGAAGCAGCAAAAGTGGCAAAAACCGAAGCGGATGCTGAACCCAAGGTTGAAATTGATCCTTCTAAAATCAAGACCGTCCTCTTCTTGAAACCGGAGAAGGCAACCAGCCACCAGGACTG
This genomic interval from Gimesia alba contains the following:
- a CDS encoding DUF6655 family protein; this translates as MLLLTLLSGCGKMISNSATEQLLTSDAVDQTISHLDFSTLANQKVYFDTTYIRTVKGIGFVNADYIISSLRQQIVAANCLIQEKKEDADYVIEARVGTLATNGHEVNYGIPASNMLNSAASLVPTAPAIPTIPEISLAKKNNQTAAAKISVFAYNQKTRERVWQSGVLQAKSSARDTWILGAGPFQRGSIYKEGTQFAGSKIGNPLASGEEFANASTVDYREPARFVETSKMKTAKTGKEAPKREVKTLEEWIEAETAAKEKQKAEAAAKALKAGAKPDATKKEEAAKVAKTEADAEPKVEIDPSKIKTVLFLKPEKATSHQDWLQSDPSRISTVWPKDPKPNEQKPPATMLENFEFDGKFRKILAE